The following are encoded in a window of Oreochromis aureus strain Israel breed Guangdong linkage group 10, ZZ_aureus, whole genome shotgun sequence genomic DNA:
- the lrrc32 gene encoding transforming growth factor beta activator LRRC32: MVRRLVKISHQLKVSTMDVLQLLFLLLVSCVAASAYPPQQPPPCRVVQMDAFCSDLSLRSAPLNLPDVVQMLDLSRNQVQNLTRETLAHHTNLRHLNLHSNKIHFIEPRLFEGMNDLKILDLSKNHLNVFAHSKTNIGPLKAVESLDLSSNGLYTGMSDYFLSDSPRLVNLSLNSNSITEVAKDTFSGSLSLRKISLHNNIILKIEDGAFDILSHLTELDLSKNSIRCIDDFNLDKLKVFNLSQNSLESFQSAQSDTPYELVTFDLSQNKMLFFPHLPKNNCLKYLDLSKNQIQNIKFMGNITFNCLRYLDMSYNQLKKMPEEYFSMMGSLEVLNVSNNCITSFSITDGGLLQRVKIINLSYNPLQSLTFGENTVQSLEELFLQGNDLTTLDYQIFQRLPNIKYLHLQQNNLQVCDSEPTDQNHKDPQSCVSFLSVPKLEALYLSENNLRSLPANMFANTPLKVLDLSLNPGLDMHKDSLSGLEHSLVHLSMRKNNISILKADLSLLRSLKYVDLSTNQLTTLPTWSKESSIESLNLQNNHLVTLEYSTILALKRSLKTLYMGSNPLSCCGNLRFITMVQQSAVVIPDIETVTCVHEDYSEPVSIKMVTQTMCHGPPVQNYIITVIVLLLLVMIVFVLWVKCCHSRRRKHNRGFRA, translated from the coding sequence GTCCAGATGGATGCGTTTTGCAGCGATCTGAGCCTTAGAAGTGCGCCACTCAACCTTCCCGATGTCGTCCAAATGCTGGACCTTTCACGAAACCAGGTGCAGAATCTCACCCGGGAAACTTTAGCACACCACACCAACCTCCGGCATCTGAATCTCCACTCCAATAAGATCCACTTCATCGAGCCCAGGCTCTTCGAAGGCATGAATGATCTGAAAATCCTGGATCTGTCCAAGAATCATTTGAATGTTTTTGCCCACTCCAAAACAAACATCGGACCTCTTAAAGCTGTTGAGTCACTGGATCTGTCAAGCAACGGCCTCTACACGGGGATGTCAGACTATTTCTTGTCTGACTCTCCCAGGCTGGTGAACCTTTCTCTGAACAGCAATAGCATCACTGAAGTAGCAAAAGATACCTTCAGTGGATCCTTGTCCTTGAGGAAAATCAGCCTCCACAATAATATCATCTTGAAAATTGAAGATGGAGCTTTTGACATTTTATCTCATTTGACCGAACTTGATTTGTCCAAGAATTCGATAAGGTGCATCGACGACTTCAATCTCGACAAATTAAAAGtgtttaatctcagccaaaacAGCTTGGAGTCATTCCAAAGCGCGCAATCAGACACTCCATATGAACTTGTCACTTTTGACCTGAGTCAGAACAAAATGCTCTTCTTTCCCCATCTCCCGAAAAACAACTGCCTTAAATATCTGGACCTTTCAAAAAATCAAATCCAAAACATTAAATTCATGGGAAATATAACGTTTAATTGCCTCAGATACCTGGACATGAGTTACAATCAACTCAAAAAAATGCCTGAAGAGTATTTTTCCATGATGGGATCACTGGAGGTCCTAAATGTGAGTAATAACTGCATTACCTCATTTTCTATTACTGATGGAGGCCTTCTACAGAGAGTTAAGATCATCAATCTGAGCTATAATCCACTGCAGAGTCTGACATTTGGAGAAAACACTGTGCAGTCGCTGGAAGAACTCTTCTTACAAGGAAACGACCTCACAACCCTGGACTATCAAATATTTCAGAGACTCCCCAACATCAAATACCTGCATCTCCAGCAGAACAACCTGCAAGTCTGTGACTCTGAGCCAACAGACCAAAACCACAAGGATCCTCAAAGTTGTGTGTCCTTTTTATCTGTTCCTAAATTGGAGGCTTTGTACCTCTCTGAAAACAACCTGAGGAGTCTGCCCGCGAACATGTTTGCCAACACCCCATTGAAGGTCTTGGATTTGTCCCTGAATCCAGGCTTGGACATGCACAAAGACTCTCTTTCTGGTCTAGAGCACTCCCTGGTTCACCTTTCCATGAGGAAAAACAACATTTCCATTCTAAAAGCAGACCTGTCCTTACTGAGGAGCCTCAAATACGTAGATCTGTCCACCAACCAGTTGACCACTCTGCCGACGTGGAGCAAAGAGTCCTCCATTGAGTCCCTAAATTTGCAGAACAACCACCTGGTGACCCTGGAGTACAGCACCATCCTTGCTTTGAAACGCTCTCTAAAGACTCTTTACATGGGCTCCAATCCTCTGAGCTGCTGCGGCAACCTCAGATTCATCACCATGGTGCAGCAGTCCGCTGTGGTCATTCCTGACATTGAAACGGTGACCTGCGTTCACGAGGACTACTCTGAGCCGGTCAGCATCAAGATGGTGACCCAGACAATGTGCCATGGACCACCCGTCCAGAACTATATTATTACAGTTATAGTGTTATTGTTACTTGTGATGATCGTGTTCGTGCTCTGGGTTAAATGCTGCCACTCAAGGAGGCGGAAACATAACAGAGGTTTTAGGGCATAA